The Candidatus Acidulodesulfobacterium acidiphilum region AACGGCAATAAGCTTAACGGCCGTACTAATTTCTATATAGGAGCCGCCGTTAACCCTGAGTCGGAGCCGTTAGAACCTCAGCTTATAAAATTTGAAAAAAAAATTAGCGCAGGATGCGATTTTTTTCAGACTCAGGCCGTTTTCGACGTAAACAAGTATGCAAAATTTTACGATTTTTATAAAAGTTTTAAAGAAATAAAAATTATCGCCGGAATTTATATACTCAAATCGGCTAAAACCGCACGCTATATGAATAAATTTATTCCCGGAATTTACATTACCGACGAGATTATAAACGAACTCGAAAACGCCTCCGACCCTCTGAAGAAAGGTATCGAAATTGCCGCAAGAACCGCAAAAGAACTTAAACCTTTGGTTCACGGAATACACGTTATGGCTTTCGGTATCGAAGATAAAATACCGCTTTTTTTACGGAATATGCTTGACATTTAGGGTTTAAAAAGTGTATAATTTTTAAAACACCGATATAAAAATTTTAAAAAAGGAAAAAATATATTATGATGAAAGAAATCAGAATACACGGCAGAGGCGGACAGGGTTCTGTTACTATGGCATCCATACTCGCCCTCAGTTTTTTCGACGACGGAAATTACTGTCAGGCATTTCCTTCTTTCGGTTCCGAAAGAACCGGCGCTCCCGTTCAGGCTTTTGCCAGATTTTCGGATAAACCTATCAGGACGAGGCATCAGATATACGAACCTGATTTCGTTATAGTTCAGGATATAACCCTTCTTAAATCGGTTCCGGTTTACAAAGGCATTAAAGACAGCGGCAAAATTCTTATAAATTCGGAAGCGCCCGTAAAAGACGTAATAAACGAACTCGGCGGAATTAAAGAAGATACGGTAGTAATGTTTCCGGCTTTAAAAATAGCTATGAAGATTTTAAACAAGCCTATAGTAAATACGACTTTGCTCGGCGCATTTTCCGCATTAAGCGGCGTCGTTTCCATAGATTCGGTAAAAAAAGAAATAGAAAACAGATTCGGTTCAAAATTGGGCAAGTTAAATGCCGAAGCGGCGCAGACAGCTTATAACTATATAAAAGGAGATAAAAGTGGATTTTAAGGTCGGAATAATTTCTATGCCGGGCGCGGCGCTTTCCAACAAAACAGGTTCCTTTGCCAACGAAACTCCGGTATTTAAGCATAAAACATGTACGGGATGCAATCTCTGTATATATTTCTGTCCGGAAGGCGTTATTTACGGCGATAAAAAAACTAAAATTTACGATTTCGATCCGGATTACTGCAAAGGATGCGGAATTTGCGCCGAAGAATGTCCGGTCGACGATATAGAAATGGTGCTTGTCGAAAAATAATTTTAAAAGTGGACGTTAATAAATAAACTTAAACGGTGGATATAATATGAAACAAGTTTTGGAAGGTTCAATGGCTATAGCGGACGGGGTCAGAATGGCGGAACCGCATGTTATCTCGGCTTATCCGATTACTCCGCAGACGCACATAGTCGAACATCTCTCTCAAATGGTTGCCGACGGCGACTTAAAAGCGGAATTTATCATGGTTGAAAGCGAACATTCCGCCGCTTCCGTAGTTCTCGGCGCCAGCGCTTGCGGAGTAAGGACATATACCGCAACGGCGGCGCAGGGCTTGCTGTATATGGAAGAAGTAATTTATAATATTGCGGGTATGAGGCTTCCCGTCGTTATGACGTTAGCCAACAGGGCGATTTCGGCGCCGATAAATATATGGAACGATATGCAGGACGCTATGGCTATAAGAGATACGGGTGCAATTATGCTCGTAGCCGAGAATAACCAGGAAGCCTACGACATGCATATACAGGCTTTTAAAATAGCCGAAAACAGGGACGTTATGCTTCCGGTAATAGTAAACGTGGACGGTTTTGTATTAACCCATACTTTTGAAGTAGTAGAAACCATAGACGGCATCGATAAAGTAAAAGAATACCTTCCTCCTATTAATATGGAATACAAATTAGACGTCGAAAATCCTTATTCTTTCGGTACGCTCGGAGAGCCTTCGGTTTATATGGAATCGAGATACAATATGTATAACGCGATGAAATATTCCGCCGGCGTAATCACAGACGCCGCAAAAGAATTTAAGGATATGTTCGGCAGATTTTACGGAGGATTGACGGACGCTTACAAAATGGACGACGCTCAGACCGTAATAGTCGCCATGGGTTCGGTTCTAGGCACTATAAAAGACGTAGTGGACGAGTTAAGGGAATCCGGAAAAAAAATCGGCGTTCTTAAAGTCCGTTCATTCAGGCCGTTTCCCGAAGAAGAAATCGTCAATGCCCTGAAAAACGTTAAAAACGTTATAGTAATAGAAAAGGCTACTTGTCCGGGAAAAGGCGGAATTCTTTCCGTAGAAATAAGAGATTCGCTGTTCAAGCATAAAATCAATACGGTAAACGTAAACGGCTATACTATAGGTCTCGGCGGCAGGGATATTACGCCTAAAAATATAAAAGACCTGGTCGAAAGAGCCGAAAAAGAAGAAAACGTCGACGGCGAATTTATAGGGCTGTCGCAGCAGTATCTATAAGAAGAAACATCAAGAATTATTAAAGTACCTAATAAATCGGTTTGCGGCAGCGTCGGTTGAGGCTAAAAGCAAAAGCAGACAGAATAAAAATATCAATAAAACAATAAATTAAAAAATAGGAATATAAACCATGCTGACGAAAGAAGAAACTCATAACGAACTTTTTACCATGGGTCATACGGGCTGTTCGGGATGCGCCCAGTCTATGAGCGTAAAGCTTATAATGGAAATTCTCGGCAAGAACACGATAGCGACTAGCGCTACGGGATGCCTTGAGGTCTTTTCGACCCGCTGGCCGGAATCTTCGTGGAAAATTCCGTGGATACATTCCTTATTTGAAAATTCTGCTGCGGTGGCATCGGGAATAGAAGCCGCGCTTAAATATATGGGTAAAAAAGACGAAATTACGGTTATTGCCCAGGGCGGAGACGGCGGAACGGCAGATATAGGACTTCAGGCTTTAAGCGGAATGTTTGAAAGAAATCATGACGTTTTATACATATGCTACGATAACGGCGCATACATGAATACCGGTTATCAGAGAAGCGGTTTAACGCCTTTAGATGCATATACTACGACCAGTCCTTCGGGAAAGCAGTCGTTCGGAAATAACAGGCCTAAAAAATATATGCCGGAAATTGCGATGGCGCACAGAATTCCGTACACGGCAGTTTCGTCTGCCGGTTACCCTATGGACCTTCAGAAAAAGGTTAAAAAAGCTATGGCTATAAAGGGCACAAAATATTTACAGGTCGACGTTCCGTGCGTTCCGGGATGGAAATACGAGCCGAAATATTCGGTAAAACTTGCTCAGCTTGCGGTTCAGACCGGACTTTATCCGTTGTTCGAAGCGGAATACGATAAAATAATTTCGGTAAAAAAAATAAGCAAGAAAGTTCCCGTAGAGGAATATCTTAAATTGCAGGGAAGATTTAAACACTTGTTTAAAGACGAAGCCGGCAGGGCAGAAATTGAAAAAATTCAAAAAATAGCTGACGATAATATCGAGCGTTTTGGATTAATGTAATGATTTCCGATAATTCCGATATCCAAAAAAAGATAATCGACGGAAGGCTTATTGCAAAAAATATAGAATCTTCCATATCGGAAAAAGTAATCAAGTTAAAGAAAAACGGTATAGTTCCGGCTATCGCAGTAATATTAGTAGGCGATAATCCGGCTTCCGAAGTTTACGTCCGAAATAAAGATATTGCGGCGAAAAGATGCGGAATATTATCTAAAAAAGATATTTACCCCGCATCTTTAACCGAAAAAGAGCTTTTGAACAAAATCGACGAATTAAACAACGATCCATTAATTCACGGTATTCTGGTACAACTTCCGCTTCCCCCTCACATAGACGAAAAAAAAATAATGGAAGCCATTAATCCTTCCAAAGACGTGGACGGATTTCATCCTTTAAACGTCGGTAAAATTTTCACCGAAAACGCCGCTTTTTATCCCTGCACCCCGTACGGTATATTAAAAATGCTGGATTTTTACGATATTTCCGTTAAAGGAAAAAACTGCGTCATTATAGGACAGAGCAACATTGTCGGCAAGCCTCTTGCCATTATGCTTATGAACAGGTATGCAACCGTTTCTTCTTTAAATATTTTTACCAAAGACGTAAAATCTATAGCTTCTAAAGCCGACGTTTTAATATCGGCTACCGGAAAGGCGCATCTTGTTGACGATGAATACGTAAAAGATGGTGCCGTAGTGATAGACGTAGGCATTTCAAATATAAACGGAAAACTTTGCGGAGACGTAAATTTTGAAAAAGTCGTAAATAAAGTTTCAAAAATAACGCCGGTACCGGGCGGCGTAGGACCGCTGACGGTCGCCGTTTTAATGG contains the following coding sequences:
- the porA gene encoding pyruvate ferredoxin oxidoreductase; amino-acid sequence: MKQVLEGSMAIADGVRMAEPHVISAYPITPQTHIVEHLSQMVADGDLKAEFIMVESEHSAASVVLGASACGVRTYTATAAQGLLYMEEVIYNIAGMRLPVVMTLANRAISAPINIWNDMQDAMAIRDTGAIMLVAENNQEAYDMHIQAFKIAENRDVMLPVIVNVDGFVLTHTFEVVETIDGIDKVKEYLPPINMEYKLDVENPYSFGTLGEPSVYMESRYNMYNAMKYSAGVITDAAKEFKDMFGRFYGGLTDAYKMDDAQTVIVAMGSVLGTIKDVVDELRESGKKIGVLKVRSFRPFPEEEIVNALKNVKNVIVIEKATCPGKGGILSVEIRDSLFKHKINTVNVNGYTIGLGGRDITPKNIKDLVERAEKEENVDGEFIGLSQQYL
- a CDS encoding pyruvate ferredoxin oxidoreductase subunit gamma, with amino-acid sequence MKEIRIHGRGGQGSVTMASILALSFFDDGNYCQAFPSFGSERTGAPVQAFARFSDKPIRTRHQIYEPDFVIVQDITLLKSVPVYKGIKDSGKILINSEAPVKDVINELGGIKEDTVVMFPALKIAMKILNKPIVNTTLLGAFSALSGVVSIDSVKKEIENRFGSKLGKLNAEAAQTAYNYIKGDKSGF
- a CDS encoding bifunctional methylenetetrahydrofolate dehydrogenase/methenyltetrahydrofolate cyclohydrolase (catalyzes the formation of 5,10-methenyltetrahydrofolate from 5,10-methylenetetrahydrofolate and subsequent formation of 10-formyltetrahydrofolate from 5,10-methenyltetrahydrofolate), which produces MISDNSDIQKKIIDGRLIAKNIESSISEKVIKLKKNGIVPAIAVILVGDNPASEVYVRNKDIAAKRCGILSKKDIYPASLTEKELLNKIDELNNDPLIHGILVQLPLPPHIDEKKIMEAINPSKDVDGFHPLNVGKIFTENAAFYPCTPYGILKMLDFYDISVKGKNCVIIGQSNIVGKPLAIMLMNRYATVSSLNIFTKDVKSIASKADVLISATGKAHLVDDEYVKDGAVVIDVGISNINGKLCGDVNFEKVVNKVSKITPVPGGVGPLTVAVLMENTVKSASVKSDIK
- a CDS encoding 5,10-methylenetetrahydrofolate reductase — translated: MPNKLKENLENNVFVYTSELSPERGADLSKMKDNYGLLKDIITAFNITDNQGANMKMSSLAGSIYIKQNGGEPIFQQTCRDRNRMALESDLLGAAAFGVQNVLALTGDYISFGDHKHAKAVYDIDSVNLIEIIKGLNAGTDMNGNKLNGRTNFYIGAAVNPESEPLEPQLIKFEKKISAGCDFFQTQAVFDVNKYAKFYDFYKSFKEIKIIAGIYILKSAKTARYMNKFIPGIYITDEIINELENASDPLKKGIEIAARTAKELKPLVHGIHVMAFGIEDKIPLFLRNMLDI
- a CDS encoding 4Fe-4S dicluster domain-containing protein produces the protein MPGAALSNKTGSFANETPVFKHKTCTGCNLCIYFCPEGVIYGDKKTKIYDFDPDYCKGCGICAEECPVDDIEMVLVEK
- a CDS encoding pyruvate ferredoxin oxidoreductase, translated to MLTKEETHNELFTMGHTGCSGCAQSMSVKLIMEILGKNTIATSATGCLEVFSTRWPESSWKIPWIHSLFENSAAVASGIEAALKYMGKKDEITVIAQGGDGGTADIGLQALSGMFERNHDVLYICYDNGAYMNTGYQRSGLTPLDAYTTTSPSGKQSFGNNRPKKYMPEIAMAHRIPYTAVSSAGYPMDLQKKVKKAMAIKGTKYLQVDVPCVPGWKYEPKYSVKLAQLAVQTGLYPLFEAEYDKIISVKKISKKVPVEEYLKLQGRFKHLFKDEAGRAEIEKIQKIADDNIERFGLM